One genomic window of Polyangium aurulentum includes the following:
- a CDS encoding RNA polymerase sigma factor: protein MTTEAIQDPPEGSLSIGEIYQRFGKDLPSWLLRFGVLAADVPDLRQDVLVRVWRERLVIPRETRAARLAMFKIARETVKPHRRRMVRRSRHVVDADPAELSAPGSVEEAEALCVDLMAAIDTLAEPYREVVMECDVAGYSIAEVAARTGQSENTVWAQLRRGRSKVRARLIGSKEDQRAALIMPFMPLFSDDYGRAVMSAIFSAEGRIPVPRPAHGTPFSGGPREPPPPPPPPPPVFPWLAGPAAAAGANAAAWVAIAAAAAVVVSLLLPRGAADWARAGLWLPTLAGIVGGSGAVSSPPACVPVEPPSPPQAPGASSPPTVPVRARPSSSPGAGASRTKEADLTGDARARVRDEWDVRVTRVSLQQE from the coding sequence GTGACAACCGAGGCCATCCAAGACCCCCCCGAGGGGTCGCTCTCGATCGGAGAGATCTACCAGCGGTTCGGCAAGGACCTGCCCTCCTGGCTTCTGCGCTTCGGAGTTCTGGCAGCCGATGTCCCCGACCTGCGGCAAGACGTGCTCGTCCGCGTGTGGCGGGAGCGCTTGGTGATCCCGCGTGAGACGCGGGCGGCGCGCCTGGCGATGTTCAAGATCGCCCGGGAGACGGTCAAACCTCATCGGCGGCGCATGGTTCGCCGGTCGCGGCACGTCGTGGATGCCGATCCCGCGGAGTTGTCGGCGCCTGGAAGCGTCGAAGAGGCGGAAGCGCTCTGCGTCGACCTCATGGCGGCGATCGACACCCTCGCAGAGCCTTACCGCGAGGTCGTCATGGAGTGCGATGTCGCCGGGTACTCCATCGCAGAGGTCGCGGCGCGGACGGGCCAGAGCGAAAATACCGTCTGGGCTCAGCTCAGGAGGGGGCGGAGCAAGGTTCGCGCGCGGCTGATTGGCTCGAAGGAAGATCAGCGCGCGGCACTGATCATGCCGTTCATGCCGCTCTTCTCGGATGACTACGGCCGCGCCGTCATGAGCGCCATCTTCAGCGCGGAAGGGCGGATTCCCGTTCCGAGGCCGGCGCACGGCACGCCGTTCTCGGGCGGGCCGCGAGAGCCCCCGCCGCCGCCACCGCCTCCGCCCCCGGTCTTCCCGTGGCTGGCGGGGCCCGCCGCTGCCGCGGGCGCCAACGCGGCGGCTTGGGTTGCGATCGCCGCGGCGGCCGCGGTGGTGGTGTCCCTTCTGCTCCCGCGTGGGGCGGCGGATTGGGCACGCGCGGGGCTCTGGCTGCCGACTCTCGCTGGCATCGTGGGCGGCTCGGGCGCGGTTTCCTCTCCGCCCGCGTGCGTCCCCGTCGAGCCCCCGAGCCCGCCTCAGGCACCGGGGGCGAGCTCGCCGCCCACCGTGCCGGTGAGGGCTCGGCCGTCCTCTTCGCCTGGCGCGGGGGCCTCACGCACGAAAGAGGCTGACCTGACGGGCGATGCTCGTGCCCGTGTACGAGATGAGTGGGACGTGCGCGTGACGCGGGTCTCGCTCCAACAAGAATAG
- a CDS encoding DUF2586 family protein translates to MPSAQINFVEFGSAAPPASAARVVAKVGICSKGSPNTVYAFDVSGPVAGTLGEGPLSEATAQAVRLSKQRTLALPLAATSPGVLGPLQQQGSGPKILVSGEPRDSAQVAVRVTKGGPLGVGRFRVSISSTAAGAQITPLYRRELALPVRRQAEVSGTRNVATLAYAEPATVTGTADLSAAGLYGAGGSLDQKDIVAKIKGGAALSCTLAAPADSAALLSQLKAAFAGTVFALSPTGRLVWTTNALGEEATIEITGGTGLALLGLAVGLVRGKAGELDGKTLTLREDTGAEQTIEFSPPPANPAAVVALVSAASNITASLVAPASKLKIVSDTIGKGSVLSITGGSACELLGLPVVSVEGGEATYTIPGLGVTIEFPVGSYVKDTVYSFLTDAPAFSIEAVLASVDKLVKVGASFRILHVVGELADAAETRALAELRSLRAEGVACGLFDSHPLRTMF, encoded by the coding sequence ATGCCCTCGGCTCAAATCAACTTCGTCGAGTTCGGATCCGCTGCGCCTCCGGCGTCCGCTGCGCGTGTCGTGGCCAAGGTGGGTATTTGCTCGAAGGGCTCGCCAAACACCGTGTATGCGTTCGACGTGAGCGGGCCGGTGGCTGGCACGCTCGGCGAGGGGCCGCTCTCCGAGGCGACCGCGCAAGCCGTCCGCCTCTCGAAGCAAAGAACGCTCGCCCTACCGCTCGCGGCAACCTCGCCGGGCGTGCTCGGCCCGCTGCAACAGCAAGGGAGCGGGCCGAAGATCCTCGTGTCGGGCGAGCCGCGAGACTCCGCGCAAGTGGCCGTCAGGGTGACGAAGGGCGGCCCGCTGGGCGTGGGTCGCTTCCGCGTCTCGATCTCGTCGACTGCGGCCGGTGCGCAGATCACGCCGCTTTACCGCCGCGAGCTCGCGCTTCCAGTGCGACGCCAAGCCGAGGTCTCAGGCACGCGCAACGTGGCAACCCTGGCCTACGCCGAACCGGCCACTGTGACGGGCACGGCCGATCTCTCTGCCGCGGGCCTTTACGGTGCTGGGGGATCGCTGGATCAAAAAGACATCGTCGCGAAAATCAAGGGCGGGGCGGCCCTCAGTTGCACGCTCGCCGCGCCGGCAGATAGCGCCGCGCTGCTTTCGCAACTCAAGGCGGCTTTCGCCGGAACGGTCTTCGCGCTCTCGCCGACCGGGCGGCTCGTGTGGACGACCAACGCGCTCGGAGAGGAGGCCACGATCGAGATCACGGGCGGCACGGGCCTCGCGCTCCTGGGGCTCGCCGTGGGCCTCGTGAGGGGCAAGGCCGGAGAGCTCGACGGCAAGACGCTCACGCTTCGCGAGGACACGGGCGCCGAGCAGACAATCGAGTTTTCGCCGCCTCCGGCAAACCCTGCGGCTGTGGTAGCCCTGGTGTCCGCCGCGTCGAACATCACCGCGAGCCTCGTTGCGCCGGCCTCTAAGCTGAAGATCGTGAGCGACACGATCGGCAAGGGCTCCGTGCTTTCGATTACCGGAGGCAGCGCGTGCGAGCTGCTCGGGCTGCCCGTGGTGTCCGTGGAAGGCGGCGAGGCCACCTACACGATCCCGGGCCTCGGCGTGACAATCGAGTTTCCCGTCGGCTCGTACGTCAAGGACACGGTCTACAGCTTCCTGACGGATGCGCCCGCGTTCTCGATCGAGGCTGTCCTCGCGAGCGTCGACAAGCTCGTCAAGGTCGGCGCCTCGTTCCGGATCCTGCATGTCGTCGGCGAGCTCGCGGACGCTGCGGAGACGCGGGCCCTCGCGGAGTTGCGGAGCCTGCGAGCGGAAGGCGTCGCGTGCGGTTTGTTCGACTCGCACCCTCTCCGCACAATGTTCTGA
- a CDS encoding phage protein Gp36 family protein has protein sequence MTVGSYATLAQLYALGVNAEALAHVAKADQQEALEAASRLVDTYLWKLNPPLAVFTGEITEAAAVIAAYTIMSSRGFDPEHNDSKNIRLRYLDKIRWLESLDGGAKLPGAVGQGSGSAGMLRPKVSAAPLRGWDRGWRGRRTS, from the coding sequence GTGACGGTGGGCTCGTACGCCACGCTCGCGCAACTCTACGCGCTCGGCGTGAATGCTGAGGCGCTCGCCCACGTGGCGAAGGCGGACCAGCAGGAGGCGCTCGAGGCGGCATCGCGCCTCGTGGACACGTACCTTTGGAAGCTCAATCCGCCGCTTGCGGTCTTCACGGGCGAGATTACCGAGGCTGCGGCCGTGATCGCGGCCTACACGATCATGAGCTCTCGCGGCTTCGATCCGGAGCATAACGACTCGAAAAACATACGGCTCCGATACCTCGACAAGATCCGATGGCTCGAATCGCTCGACGGTGGGGCCAAGCTCCCGGGCGCCGTGGGTCAGGGCTCGGGCAGCGCGGGAATGCTCCGGCCGAAGGTGAGTGCCGCGCCGCTCCGGGGGTGGGATCGCGGGTGGCGCGGCAGGAGGACATCATGA
- a CDS encoding Mu-like prophage major head subunit gpT family protein yields the protein MIITTSSLRAMFKGFQVLFKNGMTMAEPWASKVARTVPSTGEEETYTWLTAIPSLRHWVGPRVIENLRTRGFTIKNKPFEGTLGVEREKIEDDKFGIYGDYASLLGQQAAKHPDNCIAPIFLFGEQVLYVDPLIGPVSLVVYDGQPLFSDVHPIDQDDPNSVVQSNYYPSGMPLTPDNYELVRANMRSLVDVNGRKLGIKPDTLIVSPQKESTGKRIVEAETIARGNSQEDNVNQGTAEVLVLEELSDDPNAWFLAMLKNPVMRPIMHQERQKPRFQALMNGSEYAFINNQYLAGVDCRGNAAPAVWQSIAKCRP from the coding sequence ATGATCATCACGACCTCAAGCCTCCGGGCGATGTTCAAGGGCTTCCAGGTCCTCTTCAAGAACGGGATGACCATGGCCGAACCGTGGGCCTCGAAGGTCGCCCGCACCGTCCCGAGCACGGGCGAGGAAGAGACTTACACTTGGCTCACCGCGATTCCGAGCCTCCGTCACTGGGTTGGCCCGCGTGTGATCGAGAACCTGCGCACGCGCGGCTTCACCATCAAAAACAAGCCCTTCGAAGGGACGCTCGGCGTCGAGCGCGAGAAGATCGAAGATGACAAGTTCGGGATCTACGGTGATTACGCGAGCCTGCTCGGGCAGCAGGCCGCGAAGCATCCGGACAACTGTATCGCGCCGATCTTCCTGTTCGGCGAGCAAGTGCTCTACGTCGATCCGCTCATCGGCCCGGTGTCGCTGGTCGTCTACGATGGCCAACCCCTTTTCTCCGACGTCCACCCCATAGACCAGGACGATCCGAATTCGGTCGTCCAGTCGAATTATTATCCCTCGGGGATGCCGTTGACGCCCGACAATTACGAGCTCGTCCGCGCGAACATGCGCTCGCTCGTGGACGTGAACGGCCGGAAGCTCGGGATCAAGCCGGACACGCTGATCGTGAGCCCACAAAAGGAGAGCACGGGAAAGCGCATCGTCGAGGCCGAGACGATCGCGCGCGGCAACTCCCAAGAGGACAACGTCAATCAGGGGACGGCCGAGGTGCTCGTCCTCGAAGAGCTGAGCGACGATCCAAACGCCTGGTTCCTCGCCATGCTCAAAAACCCTGTCATGCGGCCGATCATGCACCAGGAGCGGCAGAAGCCACGGTTTCAGGCGCTCATGAACGGCAGTGAATACGCCTTCATCAACAATCAATATCTTGCCGGCGTGGACTGCCGCGGCAACGCGGCTCCGGCCGTGTGGCAGTCGATCGCGAAGTGCAGGCCGTAG